One window of Methylococcus sp. EFPC2 genomic DNA carries:
- a CDS encoding tRNA-dihydrouridine synthase has protein sequence MRIYLAPMEGLLDHILRDVLTRLGGVDICVTEFLRVSGSLQPPRSFLRIAPELENGSLTHSGVPVRVQLLGSDPHFMAQNAARLATLKPTGIDLNFGCPAKTVNRHQGGAILLREPERLYAVVSAVRAAIPPDMLLSAKMRLGYDDPHRAVDCARAIRAGGAGELVVHARTKEDGYRPPAYWERIAPIKAAVNIPVVANGEIWTAEDYQRCRDISGVDDAMLGRGAVANPGLARTIKHGQDARVSWSELQPLLLEFWRLVGRHVQVKYRCGRMKQWLNYLRRTYPEAERAYQNLRTVVDPLDLERKLFGACLPRLEIAVDPV, from the coding sequence TTGCGTATCTACCTCGCCCCCATGGAGGGCCTGCTCGACCACATCCTGCGCGACGTGTTGACCCGCCTCGGCGGCGTCGACATCTGCGTGACGGAGTTCCTGCGCGTGTCGGGCAGCCTGCAACCGCCGCGCAGCTTCCTGCGCATTGCGCCCGAGCTGGAAAACGGCAGCCTGACGCACAGCGGAGTCCCGGTGCGGGTGCAACTGCTCGGCTCGGATCCGCATTTCATGGCCCAGAACGCGGCCCGGCTGGCGACGCTGAAGCCGACCGGCATCGATCTGAATTTCGGCTGCCCGGCGAAAACGGTGAACCGGCACCAGGGCGGCGCCATCCTCCTGCGCGAACCCGAGCGGCTCTACGCCGTGGTTTCCGCCGTCCGCGCCGCCATCCCGCCGGATATGCTGCTCAGCGCCAAGATGCGCCTGGGCTACGACGATCCGCATCGGGCCGTGGACTGCGCCCGGGCCATCAGGGCCGGCGGAGCGGGAGAACTGGTGGTGCATGCACGCACCAAGGAAGACGGTTATCGTCCGCCGGCTTACTGGGAGCGGATCGCGCCGATCAAGGCGGCGGTCAACATCCCGGTCGTCGCCAACGGCGAGATCTGGACCGCCGAGGATTATCAGCGCTGCCGGGACATTTCGGGCGTGGACGATGCGATGCTGGGCCGGGGTGCGGTGGCCAACCCCGGATTGGCCCGGACGATCAAGCACGGCCAGGATGCCAGGGTGTCCTGGTCGGAACTGCAACCGCTGCTGCTGGAGTTTTGGCGTCTGGTTGGCCGGCATGTGCAAGTCAAATACCGTTGCGGGCGCATGAAGCAATGGTTGAATTATCTGCGCCGCACCTATCCCGAAGCGGAGCGTGCCTATCAAAACCTGCGCACGGTGGTCGATCCGCTCGACCTGGAGCGCAAGCTGTTCGGCGCCTGCCTTCCGCGCTTGGAAATAGCGGTCGACCCCGTTTGA
- a CDS encoding sigma 54-interacting transcriptional regulator translates to MERLTRDSLAEHLLQHMPVAAFVLDARHRVVIWNKACEQLTGIAAAEMLGTNGHWRGFYTEERPCLADLLLDDSLGDAAGLYELSRDGIAGSATRHTENWCLMPDGRKLYLVIDAGAITDERGEIIAVVETQRDRTEQRLAMQALSDSERRISSILDSAMDAIVTIDRDHKITLFNAAAARIFRCAADFALGQPIDRFIAAHCRALFEQFVDFDTSSRKSWAPEGLTARRADGEEFPIEATFSPLEAGGQKLYTLILRDVNDRRLAEERLDKLQREKGYLQEVLNDEHNPDDFVSGSREMRAVMEQARMVARTDTPVLLLGETGTGKELLARAIHEYSERRGALLVKVNCAALPGELIESELFGHEKGAFTGATQQRKGRFELADRGSLMLDEVGELPPSAQAKLLRVLQEQEFERVGGSETLKVDVRVIAATNRNLAEEVALGRFRSDLYYRLNVFPIEVPALRRRVSDIPLLARFFLDKYARKFGKRITDIETLSLERLLHYSWPGNVRELQNVIERAVILSPGTKLEIPPLVDPRPAPVSSVGRVESLQAVEREHILRALRDTGWVISGPKGAAAMLDLNPNTLRSRMQKLGIFRNTG, encoded by the coding sequence ATGGAAAGACTGACTCGAGACAGCCTCGCCGAGCATCTGCTGCAACACATGCCGGTTGCCGCCTTCGTGCTGGATGCCCGGCATCGCGTGGTGATCTGGAACAAAGCCTGCGAACAACTGACGGGCATCGCGGCCGCGGAAATGTTGGGCACGAATGGCCACTGGCGGGGCTTTTACACCGAGGAGCGGCCTTGCCTCGCCGATCTCTTGCTCGACGACAGCCTGGGGGACGCCGCCGGCCTCTATGAATTGAGCCGGGATGGCATCGCCGGCAGCGCCACCCGTCACACGGAAAACTGGTGCCTGATGCCCGACGGGCGCAAGCTTTATCTGGTTATCGACGCCGGCGCCATCACCGACGAGCGGGGCGAAATCATCGCGGTCGTGGAGACCCAGCGCGACCGGACGGAACAAAGACTGGCGATGCAGGCCTTGAGCGACAGCGAGCGGCGCATCTCCTCCATCCTGGATTCCGCGATGGATGCCATCGTGACCATAGACCGGGATCATAAAATCACCCTGTTCAATGCCGCCGCAGCCCGCATATTCCGCTGTGCGGCCGATTTCGCCCTCGGCCAGCCCATAGATCGCTTCATCGCCGCGCACTGCCGCGCGCTGTTCGAACAGTTCGTCGACTTCGACACCTCGTCACGCAAATCCTGGGCCCCCGAAGGACTCACCGCGCGCCGCGCCGACGGGGAGGAATTCCCCATCGAGGCGACTTTTTCGCCGCTGGAAGCGGGGGGGCAAAAACTCTACACCCTCATCCTGCGCGACGTGAACGACCGACGGCTGGCCGAGGAAAGACTGGACAAGCTACAGCGGGAAAAAGGCTATCTGCAGGAAGTGCTCAACGACGAGCACAATCCGGACGATTTCGTCAGCGGTTCCCGGGAGATGCGGGCCGTGATGGAACAGGCGCGCATGGTGGCCCGCACCGACACCCCCGTCCTGTTGCTGGGTGAAACCGGCACCGGGAAGGAATTGCTCGCCCGCGCCATCCACGAATACAGCGAACGCCGCGGCGCGCTGCTGGTCAAGGTGAATTGTGCGGCCCTGCCGGGCGAGCTGATCGAAAGCGAGTTATTCGGCCACGAGAAAGGCGCCTTTACCGGCGCAACCCAGCAGCGTAAGGGACGTTTCGAATTGGCGGATCGCGGCTCGCTGATGCTGGACGAGGTGGGTGAACTTCCGCCCTCGGCGCAGGCCAAGTTGTTGCGCGTGTTGCAGGAGCAGGAATTCGAACGCGTGGGCGGCAGCGAGACGCTCAAGGTGGATGTGAGGGTGATCGCCGCGACCAACCGCAACCTGGCCGAAGAAGTCGCCTTGGGGCGCTTCCGCTCCGACTTGTATTACCGGCTCAACGTGTTTCCCATCGAGGTACCCGCCCTGCGTCGGCGGGTTTCGGACATCCCGCTACTGGCCCGCTTTTTTCTCGACAAATATGCGCGGAAATTCGGCAAGCGCATCACCGACATCGAAACCCTGTCGCTGGAACGGCTGCTGCATTATTCATGGCCAGGCAATGTGCGCGAGCTGCAAAACGTAATCGAACGCGCGGTCATCCTCAGTCCGGGCACGAAGCTGGAAATCCCGCCCCTGGTCGATCCCCGCCCCGCCCCCGTCAGCTCGGTGGGGCGCGTGGAATCCCTGCAAGCGGTGGAACGCGAGCACATCCTGCGAGCCCTGCGCGACACCGGCTGGGTCATCTCCGGCCCCAAGGGCGCCGCAGCGATGCTGGACTTGAACCCCAACACCCTGCGTTCGCGCATGCAGAAGCTCGGCATTTTCAGGAATACCGGCTAA
- a CDS encoding Tex family protein, producing the protein MNVIARIAEELAVGLRQVQAAVDLLDEGATVPFIARYRKEATGSLDDTQLRTLEARLVYLRELNARREVVLASIRDQGKLTPELEQAILAVDTKTLLEDLYLPYKPKRRTKAQIAREAGLEPLADALLADPGLSPQTEAANYVSEEKGVTDVAAALEGAKQILMERFAENAGLLAALRDKIWAEGILASTLATGKETEGAKFRDYFDFAEPIAKVPSHRALALFRGRNEDVLNLNLRVGKDEDASHATCATLVAQAFGIADKGRPADRWLQDAVHFAWKVKILTRIELDLMQQLRETAEEEAIRVFAHNLKDLLLAAPAGPKATMGLDPGLRTGVKVAVVDATGKVLDTATIYPHQPKNQWDQSIAILAHLIKQHGVQLVSIGNGTASRETDQLTADLMKRHPELGITKITVSEAGASVYSASELAAKEFPDLDVSLRGAVSIARRLQDPLAELVKIDPKSIGVGQYQHDVNQSHLARSLDAVVEDCVNAVGVDVNTASVSLLRYVSGLSQTIGQNIVEYRNQNGPFRNRDELKKVARLGEKTFEQAAGFLRVMDGDNPLDASAVHPEAYPMVRKIVGQTGKDIRELIGNAAFLRGVNAENYVDERFGLPTVTDILKELEKPGRDPRPEFKSVKFLEGVEKITDLKPGMTLEGVVTNVANFGAFVDIGVHQDGLVHISHLADRFVKDPREVVKTGDMVRVKVLEVDVARQRIALSMKKEAEPAARDGKPAAGASRGSNPKEGERGGRRERREPQPQVQGAMAEAFARVLKK; encoded by the coding sequence ATGAATGTCATCGCGCGTATAGCCGAAGAGCTTGCCGTCGGTCTGCGCCAGGTTCAGGCGGCGGTCGATTTGTTGGACGAAGGTGCGACGGTGCCTTTCATCGCCCGGTATCGCAAAGAAGCGACGGGCAGTCTCGACGATACCCAGCTCAGAACGCTGGAGGCGCGGCTCGTTTATCTCCGCGAATTGAATGCGCGCCGTGAAGTCGTCCTCGCCAGCATTCGCGACCAGGGCAAGCTGACGCCCGAATTGGAGCAGGCGATCCTGGCGGTCGATACCAAGACTTTGCTGGAAGACCTTTATCTCCCCTACAAGCCGAAACGCAGAACCAAGGCGCAGATTGCCCGCGAGGCCGGCCTCGAACCACTGGCGGATGCCTTGCTGGCTGACCCCGGCCTGTCGCCGCAAACGGAAGCGGCGAACTATGTGAGCGAGGAAAAAGGCGTGACGGATGTGGCGGCGGCCCTGGAAGGCGCCAAACAAATCTTGATGGAGCGTTTTGCCGAAAATGCCGGTCTGCTGGCCGCTTTGCGCGACAAAATCTGGGCGGAAGGTATCTTGGCCTCGACCTTGGCAACCGGCAAGGAAACCGAAGGCGCCAAATTCCGCGACTACTTCGATTTCGCCGAGCCGATCGCCAAAGTCCCGTCGCACCGGGCGCTCGCGCTGTTTCGCGGGCGCAACGAGGATGTGCTGAACCTGAATTTGCGGGTAGGCAAGGACGAGGATGCGAGCCATGCGACCTGTGCAACCCTGGTCGCGCAGGCTTTTGGTATTGCCGATAAGGGACGGCCGGCGGATCGCTGGTTGCAGGACGCCGTTCATTTCGCCTGGAAGGTGAAGATACTCACCCGCATCGAGCTGGATCTGATGCAGCAATTGCGCGAAACCGCCGAAGAAGAAGCCATAAGGGTGTTCGCCCACAACCTGAAGGATCTGCTGCTGGCCGCTCCCGCGGGTCCCAAGGCGACGATGGGCCTGGATCCCGGCCTGCGCACGGGGGTCAAGGTGGCCGTGGTGGACGCCACCGGCAAAGTGCTGGATACGGCGACCATCTATCCGCATCAGCCGAAAAACCAGTGGGATCAGTCCATCGCCATCCTGGCCCATCTGATCAAGCAACACGGTGTACAGCTGGTCAGCATCGGCAACGGCACGGCTTCCCGGGAGACCGACCAACTCACGGCCGATTTGATGAAGCGCCATCCGGAGTTGGGGATCACCAAGATCACGGTATCGGAAGCCGGCGCCTCGGTGTATTCGGCTTCCGAACTGGCGGCGAAGGAGTTTCCTGATCTCGATGTGTCGTTGCGCGGGGCTGTGTCCATCGCACGCCGCTTGCAGGACCCGTTGGCCGAATTGGTCAAGATCGACCCCAAGTCCATCGGCGTCGGCCAGTACCAACACGACGTCAACCAGTCTCATTTGGCCCGCAGTCTGGACGCGGTGGTGGAAGATTGTGTCAACGCCGTGGGTGTGGACGTGAATACCGCCTCGGTCTCGCTGCTGCGCTATGTCTCCGGCCTGTCGCAAACCATAGGGCAGAACATCGTCGAATACCGCAACCAGAACGGCCCGTTCAGAAACCGCGATGAATTGAAGAAGGTCGCCCGCCTCGGCGAGAAGACTTTCGAACAGGCCGCCGGTTTCCTGCGCGTCATGGACGGCGATAACCCGCTCGATGCTTCCGCCGTGCACCCGGAAGCCTACCCCATGGTGCGCAAGATCGTCGGGCAGACCGGCAAGGACATTCGCGAGCTGATCGGCAACGCCGCCTTCCTGCGTGGCGTCAATGCCGAGAATTACGTGGACGAGCGTTTCGGCCTGCCGACCGTGACCGACATTCTGAAAGAGCTGGAAAAGCCGGGTCGCGATCCGCGCCCGGAGTTCAAGAGCGTCAAATTTCTGGAAGGAGTTGAGAAGATCACCGATCTCAAACCCGGCATGACGCTGGAGGGCGTGGTCACCAATGTCGCCAACTTCGGGGCTTTCGTCGACATCGGCGTGCATCAGGACGGTCTGGTGCACATATCGCATCTGGCCGATCGTTTCGTCAAGGACCCGCGCGAAGTGGTCAAGACCGGCGACATGGTCAGGGTGAAAGTGCTGGAAGTGGACGTGGCGCGTCAGCGCATCGCCTTGAGCATGAAAAAGGAGGCCGAGCCGGCGGCCAGAGACGGCAAGCCCGCCGCCGGAGCGTCTCGCGGTTCGAACCCGAAAGAGGGCGAGCGCGGCGGCCGGCGCGAGCGTCGCGAACCTCAGCCGCAGGTCCAGGGTGCGATGGCGGAGGCTTTCGCCCGGGTGTTGAAGAAATAG
- a CDS encoding VPLPA-CTERM sorting domain-containing protein, with protein MNKLKQALVAAGLAFAASSASAVTLHGATVDFSFDESLLNGLFGTYSVVGDELSFSPVAFEATAPGTGLPVITQSTTPLITVTAKSGYTLTGANLFEQGGYERWGNTAGDTTVVGAGGNFYVNNLSNPFSAGSLDDVKTWAEAAADTAPTDWWATQSAGLDSAESATVKITNVLLAWSSSPADYASINKTLVSIGIDTTAVPVPAAFWLLASALAGLFTIGRRNSAA; from the coding sequence ATGAATAAACTGAAACAAGCTTTGGTTGCAGCCGGCTTGGCGTTTGCCGCATCGAGTGCGAGTGCGGTGACACTACACGGCGCGACCGTAGACTTTTCTTTCGATGAGTCGCTGCTGAATGGTCTGTTTGGAACTTATTCTGTAGTAGGGGACGAGTTGTCTTTCTCGCCGGTGGCTTTCGAAGCGACCGCGCCGGGTACGGGACTGCCGGTGATCACCCAATCGACCACTCCTCTGATCACGGTCACCGCGAAGTCCGGTTATACCCTGACGGGCGCCAACCTGTTCGAGCAGGGCGGATATGAGCGCTGGGGTAACACGGCTGGCGACACGACGGTTGTCGGCGCGGGCGGCAATTTCTACGTGAACAACCTGTCCAATCCGTTCAGCGCAGGATCGCTCGACGATGTGAAGACTTGGGCCGAGGCCGCCGCGGACACGGCGCCTACCGATTGGTGGGCGACACAAAGCGCGGGCTTGGATTCTGCAGAATCCGCAACGGTGAAGATCACCAACGTCTTGCTGGCATGGAGTTCGTCGCCGGCCGATTACGCCTCCATCAACAAGACGCTGGTTTCCATCGGCATCGATACCACCGCGGTACCGGTACCGGCGGCTTTCTGGCTCTTGGCATCCGCCTTGGCCGGTTTGTTCACCATCGGGCGTCGTAATAGCGCTGCTTGA
- a CDS encoding DUF2288 domain-containing protein — MKQTLSELNAKLNQETGRLTWSELERHFARGALIWVSGQLDLVEVAAAMAADDKAVVQQWLTEHLLGKAGIEEARRWHETQPEFWAVVTAPWVLIQEISAGRSG, encoded by the coding sequence ATGAAACAAACACTATCGGAGTTGAATGCCAAGTTAAACCAAGAGACCGGTCGGTTGACCTGGTCCGAACTCGAACGCCATTTCGCGCGCGGAGCGCTTATATGGGTGAGCGGCCAACTCGATCTGGTGGAGGTCGCCGCGGCCATGGCCGCGGACGACAAAGCGGTGGTTCAGCAATGGTTAACGGAACACCTGCTCGGAAAAGCGGGTATCGAAGAGGCCCGTCGCTGGCATGAGACACAACCCGAATTCTGGGCCGTGGTTACCGCGCCTTGGGTGTTGATTCAGGAAATTTCCGCGGGGCGATCAGGCTAA
- the sseA gene encoding 3-mercaptopyruvate sulfurtransferase, translating into MTTQENNALVDCEWLAAKLGDADLRIIDASFFLPNQQRHARAEYQQAHIPGALFFDIDEVADRSSGLPHMLPSPEHFAAALGRLGIDAQTRVVVYDSNFFMASARLWWTFRVFGHERVSVLDGGLERWRASGYPVTRDESSPAEIHYPIPSVRRDLVCDLAAMRRLSGEGSAQIVDARSPGRFAGTEPEPRPGLRSGHIPGSRNLFFKDLIDDHTRCLRPLEALATLFAPVVADERRIVATCGTGVTAAILALGLYRLGYQDIAVYDGSWTEWGGLDDTPVATG; encoded by the coding sequence ATGACGACACAAGAAAATAACGCGCTCGTGGATTGCGAATGGCTCGCGGCCAAGTTGGGCGATGCAGACCTAAGAATAATCGACGCCAGTTTCTTCTTACCGAACCAGCAACGGCACGCTCGCGCGGAGTATCAGCAGGCGCATATTCCCGGCGCGCTGTTTTTCGATATCGACGAGGTCGCTGATCGAAGCAGCGGTTTGCCGCATATGCTGCCGAGTCCGGAGCACTTTGCCGCTGCACTGGGCCGACTGGGTATAGACGCGCAAACACGGGTGGTCGTTTACGACAGCAATTTTTTTATGGCGTCGGCCCGTTTGTGGTGGACTTTTCGGGTTTTTGGCCATGAGCGGGTTTCCGTGCTGGACGGCGGGTTGGAGCGTTGGCGTGCATCGGGGTATCCGGTGACAAGAGACGAATCTTCCCCGGCCGAAATCCATTACCCCATCCCCTCCGTCCGTCGCGATCTGGTGTGTGATTTGGCCGCTATGAGGAGGTTGAGCGGCGAAGGAAGCGCGCAGATCGTGGATGCCCGGTCACCGGGACGATTTGCCGGCACCGAGCCGGAGCCCCGGCCGGGGCTGCGCTCGGGGCATATCCCCGGCAGCCGGAACCTTTTTTTCAAGGATCTGATTGACGATCACACGCGGTGCCTGCGGCCCTTGGAGGCGCTGGCGACGCTTTTCGCGCCGGTTGTCGCCGACGAGCGACGCATCGTGGCCACTTGCGGTACTGGCGTCACGGCTGCGATCCTGGCGCTGGGGCTCTACCGCCTCGGCTACCAGGATATCGCTGTCTATGACGGTTCCTGGACCGAATGGGGAGGGCTTGACGATACCCCGGTTGCTACCGGCTGA
- a CDS encoding flagellar brake protein yields the protein MMPPSDLIKGYTLFGKGEILEKLRIIETRRILLSSSVAGSNTGFLTLIVKILPEKGLMAVDTSANEGLNRSLVDAEEVSFACRVDGIEARFSVGRVKEASINGQDVFAVPLPDRLYWLQRRRCYRAYVPQAMRVTCHIPLAGREPAELEVLDISLDGLGLSGFSEQFSAEPEVGQRFENCLLLPRLAGEPATIEIRSKLATTVGHRPAFRLGCSMSSRSRGFQVQIQKLLYDLEMHKKKMDQSISTGVHSP from the coding sequence ATGATGCCACCGTCGGATTTAATCAAGGGTTACACTCTCTTCGGCAAGGGGGAGATACTTGAAAAGCTGCGTATCATCGAGACGCGGCGGATATTGTTGAGTTCGAGTGTCGCCGGCAGCAATACCGGATTTCTCACCCTCATCGTGAAAATCCTGCCGGAAAAAGGCTTGATGGCGGTCGATACCAGTGCCAATGAAGGTCTGAACCGGTCATTGGTGGACGCAGAAGAAGTCAGTTTTGCTTGTCGCGTGGATGGAATCGAAGCCCGATTTTCCGTTGGTCGAGTCAAAGAGGCCAGTATCAATGGGCAGGACGTGTTTGCCGTGCCGCTGCCCGATCGCCTGTATTGGCTTCAGCGCCGCAGATGCTACCGTGCCTATGTGCCGCAGGCCATGCGGGTGACCTGCCATATTCCCCTAGCCGGGAGAGAGCCGGCCGAATTGGAGGTGTTGGACATCAGTCTCGATGGCCTCGGCTTGTCGGGATTTAGCGAGCAATTTTCCGCCGAACCGGAAGTCGGTCAGCGTTTCGAAAACTGCTTGCTACTGCCGCGTCTGGCGGGTGAACCGGCGACGATCGAAATCCGAAGCAAATTGGCGACCACCGTAGGCCATCGGCCCGCCTTCCGCCTGGGATGTTCGATGTCGAGTCGGAGCCGTGGCTTTCAAGTGCAAATCCAGAAGCTGCTCTACGACTTGGAAATGCACAAGAAGAAGATGGATCAATCAATTAGTACCGGTGTTCACTCTCCCTGA
- the gloA gene encoding lactoylglutathione lyase, with product MRILHTMLRVGDLERSIAFYTEALGMKLLRRHEYPDGHFTLAFVGFQDERDASVLELTYNWGVDRYESGTGFGHIAVEVDDIDAACDRVRLWGGKVTREPGPMKHGNTVIAFVEDPDAYKIEFIQAGSW from the coding sequence ATGAGAATATTGCACACCATGTTGAGAGTGGGCGATCTGGAGCGATCCATCGCTTTTTATACCGAGGCGCTGGGCATGAAGCTGTTGCGTAGGCATGAGTACCCGGACGGACATTTCACCCTGGCTTTCGTGGGGTTCCAGGACGAACGAGATGCCAGCGTGCTGGAGCTCACCTATAACTGGGGCGTGGACCGTTACGAGTCGGGCACCGGTTTCGGACACATCGCGGTGGAGGTCGACGATATCGATGCCGCGTGCGATCGCGTCCGGCTATGGGGGGGCAAGGTCACGCGCGAACCGGGGCCCATGAAACACGGAAATACCGTGATCGCTTTCGTCGAAGATCCGGATGCTTACAAGATCGAATTCATACAAGCGGGAAGCTGGTAG
- the glmM gene encoding phosphoglucosamine mutase: MKKLYFGTDGIRGKVGVSPITPDFMLKLGWAAGRVFAREGAHNNVLIGKDTRISGYMFESALEAGLSAAGVNTQLLGPMPTPAVAYLTRAFRAQAGIVISASHNPHYDNGIKFFSSDGMKLPDEIELQIEEQLQQPMSTVDSIRLGKASRISDAAGRYIEFCKGTIPSRMDFSGTKIVVDCAHGSTYHVAPPVFEEIGAKVIRIGVQPDGLNINEGVGATKPEKLRETVLAEKADFGIALDGDGDRLIMVDHLGEIVDGDELLFIIAKSRLDAGTLRGAVVGTLMTNLGMEHALADLGVVLKRAAVGDRYVMEMMLELESLLGGEGSGHIICRDRTTTGDGVVSALQVMAELWSSGKSLHELKSRMHKYPQVLRNVKIRERVNLDTIESVQRVKAEVEKELGTAGRLLIRASGTEPLIRVMVEGRDEAQVESLAERLVDSVSAALAA; the protein is encoded by the coding sequence GTGAAAAAATTATATTTCGGTACGGATGGCATACGCGGGAAAGTCGGTGTTAGCCCCATCACGCCCGATTTCATGCTCAAGCTGGGTTGGGCGGCGGGTCGGGTTTTTGCCCGCGAAGGCGCGCATAACAATGTGTTGATCGGCAAAGACACCCGTATATCCGGATATATGTTCGAATCGGCTCTGGAAGCCGGTTTGTCGGCTGCCGGGGTCAACACCCAGTTGCTCGGTCCCATGCCAACCCCGGCGGTGGCATATCTCACGCGCGCCTTCAGGGCCCAGGCCGGCATCGTGATCAGCGCCTCCCACAATCCGCATTACGACAATGGGATCAAGTTTTTCTCGTCCGACGGTATGAAGCTGCCCGATGAGATCGAGCTCCAGATAGAGGAGCAGCTCCAACAACCCATGAGCACGGTGGATTCCATCCGCCTAGGGAAAGCGTCGCGTATCAGTGACGCGGCCGGCCGTTATATCGAATTTTGCAAGGGTACCATTCCGTCACGCATGGATTTTTCCGGCACGAAGATCGTGGTGGACTGCGCCCATGGCTCGACTTATCACGTCGCGCCGCCGGTGTTCGAGGAAATCGGCGCCAAGGTGATACGCATAGGCGTTCAGCCCGACGGGCTGAACATCAATGAAGGCGTCGGCGCCACCAAGCCGGAGAAATTACGGGAAACGGTGCTGGCCGAGAAGGCGGACTTCGGAATCGCGCTGGACGGCGACGGCGATCGCTTGATCATGGTCGATCACCTGGGCGAAATCGTAGATGGCGACGAACTGCTCTTCATCATCGCCAAATCGCGTTTGGATGCCGGTACACTGCGCGGTGCCGTGGTGGGTACCTTGATGACGAACCTGGGCATGGAGCACGCCCTGGCCGATCTGGGCGTTGTGCTCAAGCGTGCTGCCGTCGGCGACCGCTATGTCATGGAGATGATGCTGGAGCTCGAAAGCCTGCTGGGCGGCGAAGGTTCCGGGCATATCATTTGCCGAGACCGAACGACCACCGGGGACGGCGTAGTGTCCGCGCTACAAGTCATGGCGGAGTTATGGTCGTCCGGCAAAAGCCTGCACGAACTCAAGAGCCGGATGCATAAATACCCTCAGGTATTGCGCAACGTGAAGATACGCGAGCGGGTCAACCTCGACACCATAGAGTCGGTACAGAGGGTCAAGGCCGAGGTCGAGAAGGAGCTGGGTACCGCCGGGCGTTTGCTCATACGCGCTTCCGGTACCGAGCCTCTGATCCGCGTCATGGTAGAAGGCCGCGACGAGGCGCAGGTGGAGAGCCTGGCCGAGCGGCTCGTCGATTCGGTAAGCGCCGCGTTGGCCGCCTGA